The sequence below is a genomic window from Beijerinckia indica subsp. indica ATCC 9039.
TCCACGCGCTCCTTGGGCGGTGTCACGCCGAATTGCGAGGAGGACAGGAATCCATGCGCCATCTTGATGGCCGGGAAAGCCCCGTAACAGCCCATGTGATAGCTGTGCGTCACCGTCGTGTTGAACCAGTTCTTGTTGGATACCATCCGCTCGACGGGACTGGGTGCGAGATAGCCAGAACAGGTCACATGGATCAAATCATCGGGGGCTTCGGATTCATCGCCATACATTTCCTCCAAGCAATCAGTGGCGACCTTGGCGTAGCTGTCGTGGCGGGTCTTGATGTCCTTGGCGTTCAGATTGTCATAGCTATCGAAGAGCTGCATGTATTCATGCTCGGGCTCCATGAGCCTGAATTCACCATTGCTGAACTGAATGTCCTTCATACGTGGGAAGAACACCAGCTGCCGTCGTTTGATCACAGATGGTGACAAGGCGTAATTATCGAATTTCTCTCGGATTTCCTTGTGGACCTTGTCAAAACCTTCCTTCTCGGTAATGCCCTGATTCCGGCAATAGGTCTTGGCGAAGCCCCAAGCCGATATTTCCAATGTCACGGCTTGAGGGGTGGGTTCGACCAATTGAACCGGAACGAAGTCGGCCAAGACAGGCTGGTGGTAATTGAGCATATGAGACTACTCCTTGGGTGCGTTTGACCTGCGGGTCTATTGGCGCAAGGCTAGTTGGGCGATCTGCTGTAGACTTGCAGCCACGACGATCTCGGGCTTGCCGCTATTGCTGCGTCCGAGTTCCTCAAGGCAACGCTGCCTTCCTTCTGCTACTGGTATGGGATGGATGTTCTTGGTGGCATAGAGTCTGCGGAGCTCATCGCTCACCATGCCGCCATCCCAAGGCCCCCAATTGATCGCAATCGTATGGACATGGGGCCAGTCATGGCTCAGCCGGTCGGCGAGCTTGTTCACGACCTCATTGGCCGCGCTATAGTCGGATTGACCGGCATTGCCGAAACGGCCCGCGATGGAAGAGAAGAACATCAGGAACTTCAGGCCCTCGGGCCGTAGCTTATTGGCCAGGACCGTCGCGGGAACGACCTTGGTCGTGAACACGATATCGAAGGATTCCGGGGATTTGTCGCGGATCGACTTGTCGTCGATCACGCCGGCGCCATGGAGTACGCCGTCGATACGTCCCCAGCGTGCATAGACATCGTCGATGAGACGGCCGAAGGCCTCACCATCTCGGATGTCCAAGGTGTGATAGTCCACCTCTGCCCCGGCTGCCCGCATCGCCGCGAGATTGGCGCGGATCTGTCGGTCTCGGAGCATCCGCTTGAGGGCGCGATTGACCTCAGCTGGTGTGGTCTTCGGGTTCTGCGCGCGCAATTCGTGGATCAGATATTGCTGCAATTGCTGCGGCTCAACCAGGTCGCGGGTCGCCTTGGCTTCCTCCTCGGGCATCGGGCTGCGTCCCACCAGCACGAGGCGCGGGTGGAATTTCTCCGCGAGCGCCTGCGTGACATCGGCGGTAATGCCATAGGCTCCCCCGGTCACGAGCAGCACCGAGTTTGAATCCAGGTCCAAGGTTGAGAGATCCGCGGCGGTGGCGCTGCCTTTGCCGAGATCGAGCTTCCAGCGCTCCTTCGGGGTGAATCCTACCTCTACCGTCTGGTCGTCATTGCCGACTTCGCGCAGCACTTCGGTGACCAGATGATGGAGGTCGATGTCGGGATCCACATCGATACATTTCACCCGTATCCCGGGCCATTCCCGGGCCACTGACTTGGCCACTCCCAAGGTTCCCGCATGCAGGGCCGGAAAGGCACGGGTCTGCCGCAGGCCGAATTGCCCATCGAAAGCGGTCAAATTGATCAACCAACCGCCGCCGATCGGAGCACTTTCCTTGAGGTCCGTTTCGAGCACTTTCAGGAGGAGGAACAAACGACGG
It includes:
- a CDS encoding 3-oxoacyl-[acyl-carrier-protein] synthase III C-terminal domain-containing protein, with product MLNYHQPVLADFVPVQLVEPTPQAVTLEISAWGFAKTYCRNQGITEKEGFDKVHKEIREKFDNYALSPSVIKRRQLVFFPRMKDIQFSNGEFRLMEPEHEYMQLFDSYDNLNAKDIKTRHDSYAKVATDCLEEMYGDESEAPDDLIHVTCSGYLAPSPVERMVSNKNWFNTTVTHSYHMGCYGAFPAIKMAHGFLSSSQFGVTPPKERVDIVHTEVLSAHIGVESPKAENIVTMTLFSDGFIKYSVVSEESLRKRGQHGLKILAFNEHVLPNSTSDMTWVPGSTRFHMTLSVMVPVIIKQWVRPFVEALLQQVGIDFERERRHLAFAIHPGGPKIVEHIQDALGLDDDQVAISKSVFAENGNMSSATVPHIFKAIVEEPGIPVGTRIVCLGFGPGLTATGLVLEKI